A stretch of Nonomuraea africana DNA encodes these proteins:
- a CDS encoding DHA2 family efflux MFS transporter permease subunit — MAEARTMTAKMPSDPEGGTKGSPWLTLLAVSLGVIMVMLDGTVVGIANPSIGADLKATLSDLQWVTSGYLLALAVFLITAGKLGDLFGHKRIFLIGVAGFTLTSLAIGFCSSITQLIILRVLQGLFGALLQPAALALLRNAFPGPKLNQAMGAWGGIIGLSSAAGPIVGGLLVENATWQSVFFINVPVGIAALIMGVLIINESKTQLLAKVDWLGVVLLSGAMFSLVWSIIKAPEWGWGDVKTVGFLIAFALLTAVFIFWQTRARQPLVPLSIFKNPSVTIGTVLMMMVAFAMFGAMFFLGFFFQGVHGLTPLEAGVRMLPMSAGMIIASPLAGMAIGRLGPKITMAAGLVITALAMFLMSRLGIEASFVDSGIPFLVLAFGLSPVFVGATEIIVGNVEPQYAGVAGGVQQSAMQIGGALGTAILGAVMASEIAGTLPGYLGPAAKTIPPAQLSLLEQAAAFGTAPTQGLPAQLAEVVTNAVHNSFMDGMHLAFLVSTGVAILTAILALFVKRGATPTEGAPVHVG; from the coding sequence ATGGCCGAAGCCAGGACCATGACGGCGAAGATGCCGTCGGATCCGGAAGGGGGCACCAAGGGCAGCCCATGGCTGACGCTGCTGGCGGTCTCGCTCGGCGTCATCATGGTGATGCTCGACGGCACCGTGGTCGGCATCGCCAACCCCAGCATCGGCGCGGATCTCAAGGCAACCCTGTCGGACCTGCAGTGGGTGACGAGTGGTTACCTGCTGGCGCTCGCGGTCTTCCTGATCACCGCGGGCAAGCTCGGTGACCTGTTCGGCCACAAGCGGATCTTCCTGATCGGTGTCGCGGGCTTCACCCTGACCTCGCTGGCCATCGGCTTCTGCAGCTCGATCACCCAGTTGATCATCCTGCGCGTGCTCCAGGGCCTGTTCGGCGCGCTGCTCCAGCCCGCCGCCCTGGCGCTGCTGCGCAACGCCTTCCCCGGCCCGAAGCTGAACCAGGCCATGGGCGCGTGGGGTGGCATCATCGGTCTGTCCAGCGCCGCGGGCCCGATCGTCGGTGGTCTGCTGGTGGAGAACGCCACCTGGCAGTCGGTGTTCTTCATCAACGTGCCGGTGGGCATCGCCGCACTGATCATGGGTGTGCTCATCATCAACGAGAGCAAGACCCAGCTGCTGGCCAAGGTCGACTGGCTGGGCGTCGTGCTCCTGTCGGGCGCGATGTTCTCGCTGGTCTGGTCGATCATCAAGGCGCCCGAGTGGGGCTGGGGCGACGTCAAGACGGTGGGCTTCCTCATCGCCTTCGCGCTGCTGACCGCCGTGTTCATCTTCTGGCAGACCCGGGCCAGGCAGCCGCTGGTGCCGCTGTCGATCTTCAAGAACCCGTCGGTCACCATCGGCACGGTGCTGATGATGATGGTGGCGTTCGCGATGTTCGGCGCGATGTTCTTCCTCGGCTTCTTCTTCCAGGGCGTGCACGGCCTCACTCCGCTGGAGGCGGGCGTGCGCATGCTGCCGATGAGCGCGGGCATGATCATCGCTTCGCCGCTGGCGGGCATGGCGATCGGCCGGCTCGGCCCGAAGATCACGATGGCCGCGGGCCTGGTCATCACGGCGCTGGCCATGTTCCTGATGTCCCGTCTGGGCATCGAGGCGTCGTTCGTCGACAGCGGGATCCCGTTCCTGGTCCTGGCCTTCGGCCTGTCGCCGGTCTTCGTGGGCGCCACCGAGATCATCGTCGGCAACGTCGAGCCCCAGTACGCCGGTGTCGCCGGTGGCGTGCAGCAGTCCGCCATGCAGATCGGCGGCGCGCTGGGCACGGCCATCCTGGGCGCGGTGATGGCCAGTGAGATCGCCGGCACGCTGCCCGGCTACCTCGGCCCCGCGGCCAAGACCATCCCGCCCGCCCAGCTGAGCCTGCTCGAACAGGCCGCGGCCTTCGGCACCGCGCCGACCCAGGGCCTGCCCGCGCAGCTGGCCGAGGTGGTCACCAACGCCGTGCACAACTCGTTCATGGACGGCATGCACCTGGCCTTCCTGGTGAGCACGGGCGTGGCCATCCTCACCGCGATCCTGGCGCTGTTCGTCAAGCGCGGCGCCACGCCGACCGAGGGCGCTCCCGTCCACGTCGGCTGA
- a CDS encoding DUF3039 domain-containing protein, translating into MSTKILPEQETTPRLSHGDGDHERFAHYADKHKITESMVTGTPIRALCGKVWVPSRDPKKYPVCPECKEIYEGLPQGGDGDDGKQ; encoded by the coding sequence GTGAGCACGAAGATCCTTCCAGAGCAGGAAACAACCCCGCGGCTCTCGCACGGTGACGGCGACCACGAACGGTTCGCCCACTATGCCGACAAGCACAAGATCACCGAGAGCATGGTGACCGGCACGCCGATCCGCGCCCTGTGCGGCAAGGTCTGGGTGCCCAGCCGCGACCCGAAGAAGTACCCGGTCTGCCCGGAGTGCAAGGAGATCTACGAAGGGCTGCCACAGGGCGGCGACGGTGACGACGGCAAGCAGTGA
- a CDS encoding zinc metalloprotease has protein sequence MARRTTAAALVCLLAAWPLAVATAPASATGGCSPASRNGRGDARPEPAPVAAVLADLASRARPSADLAAPITVPMWVHVLSDGVRRAPDEAVTAQVATLNAAYAGEYGGVDTNVRFRLDGVTVTSKATWFANPLGHEAEMKTELRRGGSDTLNLYVGQLAELVLGYSTYPFWYANNPHLDGVVIDWRSLPGGAMADFDRGFTSVHEIGHWLGLLHTFDNGCGPLGDGVEDTPPQATPTEGCPESKDTCPEPGADPIHNFMDYTHDRCMSEFTQGQAVRMHEMWSAYRAQT, from the coding sequence ATGGCCCGGCGTACGACCGCCGCTGCTCTGGTGTGCCTGCTCGCCGCCTGGCCCTTGGCCGTGGCGACCGCGCCCGCCTCGGCCACGGGAGGCTGCTCGCCGGCCTCGAGGAACGGCAGGGGCGACGCCCGTCCCGAGCCCGCCCCGGTGGCGGCCGTGCTCGCCGACCTCGCCTCGCGGGCGCGCCCCTCCGCCGACCTCGCCGCTCCCATCACCGTGCCGATGTGGGTGCACGTGCTGAGCGACGGCGTCCGCAGAGCTCCTGACGAGGCGGTCACGGCGCAGGTGGCGACCCTCAACGCCGCCTACGCGGGCGAGTACGGCGGCGTCGACACCAATGTGCGCTTCCGCCTCGACGGCGTCACCGTGACCTCCAAGGCCACGTGGTTCGCCAACCCGCTGGGGCACGAGGCGGAGATGAAGACCGAGCTGCGCCGCGGTGGCTCGGACACCCTCAATCTGTACGTCGGCCAGCTGGCCGAACTCGTGCTGGGATACTCGACCTATCCCTTCTGGTACGCGAACAACCCCCACCTCGACGGCGTCGTCATCGACTGGCGCAGCCTGCCGGGCGGCGCGATGGCCGACTTCGACCGCGGATTCACCAGCGTGCACGAGATCGGCCACTGGCTCGGCCTGCTCCACACCTTCGACAACGGCTGCGGGCCCCTCGGCGACGGCGTGGAGGACACCCCGCCGCAGGCCACGCCCACCGAGGGGTGCCCCGAGAGCAAGGACACCTGTCCCGAGCCCGGCGCCGACCCGATCCACAACTTCATGGACTACACCCATGACCGGTGCATGTCGGAGTTCACCCAGGGGCAGGCCGTCCGCATGCACGAGATGTGGTCGGCCTACCGCGCCCAGACCTGA
- a CDS encoding MFS transporter gives MTAPKTLDTPYAPPRIFGSEYRAASLGILLCVTLVAFEGMSVGVVMPAISEELDALGLYGMSFSAFLIGGLFANVVAGLWSDRKGHALPFIAGITLFVIGMALAGAAVNKELFVLARIVQGLGGGSTIVACYVMIARVYAPEARSKIFAAISAAWVVPAMVGPAVAGLVADTVGWRWVFYGICPLIVPALIMLLPALRQSSRGNPEQAVRSVPRIMAAAATAGGAALLLFGVDRVHQSPVAGGLATVGGLALLVIGLPRLLPKGALRFARGLPTTIMMRGMYSAAFFGVNSFIPLVLTQVKHFGTAEAGIALTTGALGWSTGAYLQSRRAYSAQKLLRLGAAAVLVGVLGTMLTALPPFSGWVAVPAWIVAGLGMGISVTTVSVTMMRQSPEDEQGKNSAAMQVMDTLGAALAIGVGGALINLIGHAPAQISTGFVVIALLMGAIALAAVVIASRIRT, from the coding sequence GTGACAGCACCGAAGACACTAGACACTCCATACGCACCCCCTCGCATCTTCGGTTCCGAATACCGCGCCGCGAGCCTCGGCATCCTTCTCTGCGTCACCCTGGTCGCCTTCGAGGGCATGTCCGTCGGCGTGGTCATGCCCGCCATCTCGGAAGAGCTCGACGCCCTCGGCCTGTACGGCATGAGCTTCTCCGCCTTCCTCATCGGCGGCTTGTTCGCCAACGTCGTGGCGGGTCTGTGGTCGGACAGGAAGGGCCACGCACTGCCGTTCATCGCCGGCATCACGCTGTTCGTCATCGGCATGGCGCTGGCCGGAGCGGCGGTCAACAAGGAGCTGTTCGTCCTGGCCAGGATCGTGCAGGGGCTCGGCGGCGGCTCGACCATCGTGGCCTGCTACGTCATGATCGCCAGGGTCTACGCCCCCGAGGCCAGAAGCAAGATCTTCGCGGCCATCTCCGCCGCCTGGGTGGTCCCCGCCATGGTCGGCCCCGCCGTCGCGGGACTCGTGGCCGACACCGTCGGCTGGCGGTGGGTCTTCTACGGCATCTGCCCGCTCATCGTGCCCGCCCTGATCATGCTGCTTCCCGCGCTCAGGCAGAGCTCGCGGGGCAACCCGGAGCAGGCGGTGCGGTCCGTGCCGCGCATCATGGCGGCGGCCGCCACCGCGGGCGGCGCCGCGCTGCTGCTGTTCGGCGTGGACCGGGTGCACCAGTCGCCGGTCGCCGGCGGCCTCGCCACCGTGGGCGGCCTGGCGCTGCTCGTCATCGGCCTGCCCAGGCTGCTGCCCAAGGGCGCGCTCAGGTTCGCCCGCGGACTGCCCACCACGATCATGATGCGCGGCATGTACTCGGCGGCGTTCTTCGGCGTCAACTCCTTCATCCCGCTCGTCCTCACGCAGGTGAAGCACTTCGGCACCGCCGAGGCGGGCATCGCGCTCACCACCGGCGCGCTCGGCTGGTCCACGGGGGCCTACCTGCAGAGCAGGCGCGCCTACTCCGCGCAGAAGCTGCTGCGGCTCGGCGCCGCGGCCGTGCTGGTCGGAGTGCTGGGCACGATGCTCACCGCACTGCCGCCCTTCAGCGGCTGGGTCGCGGTCCCCGCGTGGATCGTCGCCGGACTCGGCATGGGCATCTCCGTCACCACGGTCAGCGTGACCATGATGCGGCAGTCGCCCGAGGACGAGCAGGGCAAGAACTCCGCCGCGATGCAGGTCATGGACACCCTCGGCGCCGCGCTCGCCATCGGTGTCGGCGGCGCGCTGATCAACCTGATCGGGCACGCGCCCGCCCAGATCTCGACCGGGTTCGTCGTGATCGCCCTCCTCATGGGCGCCATCGCGCTGGCCGCCGTGGTGATCGCCTCCAGGATCAGGACCTGA
- a CDS encoding DEAD/DEAH box helicase encodes MSTFAASHLSPSYPDRAAWGTAPKLRAWQQEAFDLYFRREPRDFMTVATPGAGKTTYALRIASELLTQGVIRAITIVTPTEHLKRQWADAAGKVGIAIDPEFKNSQGTTSRDYLGVAVTYAQVAMHPALHRARTEARKTLIIFDEVHHAGDAKSWGDGIKEAFEPATRRLHLTGTPFRSDDSPIPFVEYAEDAEGFKRSVSDYSYGYGPALADGVVRPVIFLAYSGEMKWRTRAGDEIAATLGTPLTKDQLSQAWRAALDPKGDWIRQVMQAADRRLTEVRRGVPDAGGLVIATDHEAARAYARHLRNITGEGATVVLSDDPGASKKIKQFSASQDRWLVAVRMVSEGVDIPRLCVGVYATSTSTPLFFAQAVGRFVRARKRGEMASVFLPSVPTLMGLANEMELERDHVLNKRPPEDGLDDSLLENANRRQDNPDVLGDELPFETMETNATFDRVLFDGGEFGTGAEVGSAEEEDFLGLPGLLEPDQVASLLRKRQADQQAAKRRAPKPAEPVMSPHEQLAELRKELNGLVGAWNHRTGQPHGVIHSELRRACGGPPIAQATGEQVQERINKIRQWATQRSR; translated from the coding sequence GTGAGTACGTTCGCGGCATCCCACCTGTCGCCCTCCTATCCCGACCGCGCAGCCTGGGGCACCGCGCCCAAACTGCGCGCCTGGCAGCAGGAGGCCTTCGACCTCTACTTCAGGCGCGAGCCCCGCGACTTCATGACCGTCGCGACGCCCGGCGCGGGAAAGACCACCTACGCGCTGCGCATCGCGAGCGAGCTGCTCACCCAGGGCGTGATCAGGGCGATCACCATCGTCACGCCCACCGAGCACCTCAAGCGTCAGTGGGCCGACGCGGCGGGCAAGGTCGGCATAGCGATCGATCCCGAGTTCAAGAACAGCCAGGGCACCACCTCGCGCGACTACCTCGGCGTGGCGGTCACCTACGCGCAGGTCGCCATGCACCCTGCGCTGCACAGGGCCCGCACGGAGGCGCGCAAGACGCTGATCATCTTCGACGAGGTCCACCACGCGGGCGACGCCAAGTCGTGGGGCGACGGCATCAAGGAGGCCTTCGAGCCCGCCACCCGCCGCCTCCACCTCACCGGCACCCCCTTTCGGTCCGACGACAGTCCCATCCCCTTCGTCGAGTACGCGGAGGACGCCGAGGGCTTCAAGCGCAGCGTCTCCGACTACTCCTACGGCTACGGCCCCGCCCTGGCCGACGGCGTCGTGCGCCCGGTCATCTTCCTGGCCTACTCGGGCGAGATGAAGTGGCGCACCAGGGCGGGCGACGAGATCGCCGCGACGCTCGGCACCCCGCTCACCAAGGACCAGCTCTCCCAGGCCTGGCGCGCCGCGCTCGACCCCAAGGGCGACTGGATCCGCCAGGTGATGCAGGCCGCCGACCGCCGCCTCACCGAGGTGCGTCGCGGCGTGCCCGACGCGGGCGGCCTGGTCATCGCCACCGACCACGAGGCCGCCCGCGCCTACGCCCGCCACCTGCGCAACATCACCGGCGAGGGCGCCACGGTCGTGCTCTCCGACGACCCCGGGGCGTCCAAGAAGATCAAGCAGTTCTCCGCGTCGCAGGACAGGTGGCTGGTCGCGGTCCGCATGGTGTCGGAGGGCGTCGACATCCCCCGCCTGTGCGTGGGCGTCTACGCCACCTCCACCTCCACGCCGCTCTTCTTCGCCCAGGCGGTCGGGCGCTTCGTGCGCGCCCGCAAGCGGGGCGAGATGGCCTCGGTCTTCCTGCCCTCGGTGCCGACCCTCATGGGGCTGGCCAACGAGATGGAGCTCGAGCGCGACCACGTCCTCAACAAGCGCCCGCCCGAGGACGGCCTCGACGACAGCCTGCTCGAGAACGCCAACAGGCGGCAGGACAACCCAGACGTCCTCGGCGACGAGCTGCCGTTCGAGACGATGGAGACGAATGCCACCTTCGACAGGGTCCTGTTCGACGGCGGCGAGTTCGGCACGGGCGCCGAGGTCGGCTCCGCCGAGGAGGAGGACTTCCTCGGCCTGCCGGGGCTGCTCGAACCCGACCAGGTGGCCTCCCTGCTGCGCAAGCGACAGGCCGACCAGCAGGCGGCCAAGCGGCGCGCGCCCAAGCCGGCCGAGCCGGTCATGTCGCCTCATGAGCAGCTGGCCGAGCTGCGCAAGGAGCTCAACGGGCTGGTGGGCGCGTGGAACCACCGCACGGGGCAGCCGCACGGGGTGATCCACTCGGAGCTGCGCCGCGCCTGCGGCGGCCCGCCGATCGCCCAGGCGACGGGGGAGCAGGTCCAGGAGCGCATCAACAAGATCCGCCAATGGGCGACGCAACGATCCCGCTAG
- a CDS encoding isochorismatase family protein yields the protein MSTALIIVDVQNDFCEGGSLPVSGGAEVAAAISEHVASHRYDHVVATRDYHIDPGSHFHAEPDFVRTWPAHCVVGTQGADFHPAFDTSKVEEVFSKGANEAAYSGFEGSSPAGQPLGEWLAERKVHTVDVVGIATDHCVRATAMDAVEHGLAVRVLLGLTAGVSRQTTEVALAQLRDAGATLKGDPVVH from the coding sequence GTGAGCACCGCATTGATCATCGTGGACGTGCAGAACGACTTCTGCGAGGGCGGCAGCCTCCCCGTGTCGGGCGGCGCCGAGGTCGCGGCCGCTATCAGCGAGCATGTGGCCTCCCATCGCTACGACCACGTGGTGGCCACCCGCGACTACCACATCGATCCCGGCTCGCACTTCCACGCCGAGCCCGACTTCGTCAGGACCTGGCCGGCGCACTGCGTCGTGGGCACCCAGGGCGCCGACTTCCACCCCGCCTTCGACACCTCGAAGGTCGAAGAGGTGTTCAGCAAGGGCGCCAACGAGGCGGCCTACAGCGGTTTCGAGGGATCCTCGCCGGCGGGCCAGCCGCTGGGGGAATGGCTGGCAGAGCGCAAGGTCCACACGGTCGACGTCGTGGGCATCGCCACCGACCACTGCGTCCGCGCCACGGCCATGGACGCGGTGGAGCACGGCCTCGCGGTGCGCGTGCTGCTGGGCCTCACGGCCGGAGTGTCCAGGCAGACAACGGAGGTGGCCCTGGCCCAACTCCGCGACGCAGGCGCCACCCTGAAGGGCGACCCAGTCGTCCACTGA
- a CDS encoding nicotinate phosphoribosyltransferase — protein MTMSTALLTDHYELTMLQAALRSGAAHRRAVFEVFARHLPGGRRYGVVAGTGRVLDELQHFRFGEEELTFLREHNVVDEPTLAFLGDYRFSGSLYGYREGDLYFPASPIMVVEGTFAEAVLLETMILSILNHDCAIASAASRMTNAAGGRPIIEMGSRRTHERAAVAAARAAYIAGFSSTSNLMAGREFGVPTAGTAAHAFTLLHDSERDAFQAQIASLGESTTLLVDTYDVAEAVRTAVELAGPKLGAVRIDSGDLAAAAQEVREQLDALGAFNTRILVTSDLDEYAIAALAAAPVDGYGVGTSLVTGSGVPTAALVYKLVARETASGKLEAVAKRSVGKPSRGGRKQAFRLLDDQGRFETEVVTTSGVAPEGGLPLLHELVVDGEIVGAEPLIAARDRHRETVALLPQDALHLGRGYAAIPTEFA, from the coding sequence ATGACCATGAGCACTGCGTTGCTCACAGATCACTATGAGCTGACGATGTTGCAGGCCGCCCTCCGCAGTGGCGCGGCCCACCGGCGAGCTGTCTTCGAAGTGTTCGCGCGCCATTTGCCCGGCGGACGGCGGTATGGGGTGGTCGCCGGCACCGGCAGAGTGCTGGACGAACTGCAGCACTTCCGCTTCGGTGAGGAAGAACTCACCTTCCTCCGCGAGCACAACGTCGTCGACGAACCGACTCTGGCGTTTCTCGGCGATTACCGATTTTCCGGGAGCCTGTACGGCTACCGCGAAGGCGACCTGTATTTCCCCGCCTCGCCGATCATGGTCGTGGAGGGGACGTTCGCGGAGGCCGTCCTCCTCGAGACCATGATCCTGTCCATCCTCAACCACGACTGCGCGATCGCCTCGGCCGCCTCTCGCATGACCAACGCCGCGGGCGGCCGGCCCATCATCGAGATGGGCTCCCGCCGTACGCACGAGCGGGCGGCCGTCGCCGCCGCCCGCGCCGCGTACATCGCCGGCTTCTCCTCCACCTCCAACCTGATGGCCGGACGCGAGTTCGGCGTCCCCACGGCCGGTACGGCGGCGCACGCCTTCACGCTGCTCCACGACAGCGAGCGCGACGCCTTCCAGGCCCAGATCGCCTCGCTCGGCGAGAGCACCACGCTGCTGGTCGACACCTACGACGTCGCGGAGGCGGTGCGGACGGCGGTCGAGCTGGCCGGTCCGAAGCTCGGCGCGGTCAGGATCGACTCGGGCGACCTGGCCGCCGCCGCCCAAGAGGTGCGCGAGCAGCTCGACGCGCTCGGCGCGTTCAACACCCGCATCCTGGTCACCTCCGACCTGGACGAGTACGCCATCGCCGCGCTGGCCGCCGCCCCCGTCGACGGGTACGGCGTCGGCACCTCCCTCGTCACGGGCTCGGGCGTACCCACGGCGGCCCTGGTCTACAAGCTGGTGGCCAGGGAGACCGCATCGGGCAAGCTGGAGGCGGTGGCGAAGCGCTCGGTGGGCAAGCCGTCCCGCGGCGGGCGCAAGCAGGCCTTCCGCCTGCTGGACGACCAGGGCAGGTTCGAGACCGAGGTGGTCACGACCTCGGGCGTCGCGCCCGAGGGCGGGCTCCCCCTGCTGCACGAGCTGGTTGTGGACGGCGAGATCGTCGGCGCCGAGCCCCTGATCGCGGCCCGCGACCGGCACCGCGAGACCGTCGCCCTCCTCCCCCAGGACGCACTCCACCTCGGCCGGGGCTACGCGGCCATCCCCACCGAATTCGCCTGA
- the clpS gene encoding ATP-dependent Clp protease adapter ClpS, producing MGSTAPIAVERPSSDVRPDLPWVTIVWNDPVNLMSYVTYVFQTVFGYSKEKAEKLMMDVHHKGKAVVSSGTREEMERDVQILHSYGLWATLQSDSLS from the coding sequence GTGGGTAGCACCGCTCCAATCGCCGTCGAGCGCCCTTCATCGGACGTCCGGCCCGATCTGCCATGGGTCACGATCGTCTGGAACGACCCGGTCAACCTGATGTCGTACGTGACCTATGTGTTCCAGACCGTGTTCGGCTACTCCAAGGAGAAGGCCGAGAAGCTCATGATGGACGTCCACCACAAGGGCAAGGCCGTCGTGTCGAGCGGCACGCGCGAAGAGATGGAACGCGATGTGCAGATTCTTCACTCCTACGGCCTCTGGGCGACGCTCCAGTCGGACTCGCTCTCGTGA
- a CDS encoding DUF2017 domain-containing protein: MSSGFKSRHGGGVIAQFEAAEVSILRSLVTQVLGLVAPGETGDDPLERALGIGSPQQPTDPVLARLFPSAYADEAEAGEFRRYTEATLRDGKRADAQTMLDTARPGRTELTAEQAQAWLRSLNDVRLALGTRLEVTEEVHEEIATMSEDDPRYPAFVTYDWLTYLQDTLVRALW, encoded by the coding sequence GTGAGCTCGGGCTTCAAGTCCCGTCACGGCGGCGGCGTCATCGCGCAGTTCGAGGCCGCCGAGGTCTCGATCCTGCGCTCTCTGGTGACCCAGGTCCTCGGCCTCGTGGCGCCGGGCGAGACCGGCGACGACCCGCTGGAGCGCGCGCTCGGCATCGGCTCTCCGCAGCAGCCCACCGATCCCGTGCTGGCACGGCTGTTCCCCTCTGCCTACGCCGACGAGGCGGAGGCGGGAGAGTTCCGCCGCTACACCGAGGCGACGCTGCGCGACGGCAAGCGCGCCGACGCCCAGACGATGCTCGACACCGCCCGTCCGGGGCGCACCGAGCTCACGGCCGAACAGGCCCAGGCGTGGCTGCGGTCGCTCAATGACGTACGGCTGGCGCTGGGCACGCGGCTGGAGGTGACCGAGGAGGTGCACGAGGAGATCGCGACGATGTCCGAGGACGATCCCCGGTATCCGGCGTTCGTTACCTACGACTGGCTCACCTACCTCCAGGACACCTTGGTCCGCGCCCTCTGGTGA
- a CDS encoding Mov34/MPN/PAD-1 family protein: MLTISQDLVDKIIAHARADHPDEACGVIAGRGGVPERFVPMENAERSPTFYRFDSMEQLRVWREMDDRDEEPVVIYHSHTATEAYPSRTDVSYASEPNAHYVLVSTREDLGEKVELRSYRIVDGVITEEEVTIT, translated from the coding sequence ATGCTGACGATCTCGCAGGATCTTGTTGACAAGATCATTGCGCATGCCCGCGCCGACCACCCCGACGAGGCTTGCGGGGTGATCGCCGGGCGTGGTGGCGTTCCCGAGAGGTTCGTCCCGATGGAGAACGCCGAGCGCTCGCCCACCTTCTACCGCTTCGACTCCATGGAGCAGCTGCGGGTGTGGCGTGAGATGGACGACCGCGACGAGGAGCCCGTCGTGATCTACCACTCGCACACCGCCACCGAGGCCTACCCTTCGCGCACCGACGTGAGCTACGCCTCGGAGCCGAACGCTCACTACGTGCTCGTCTCCACCAGGGAGGACCTGGGGGAGAAGGTGGAGCTGCGCTCCTACCGCATCGTCGACGGGGTGATCACCGAGGAGGAGGTGACCATCACGTGA
- a CDS encoding MoaD/ThiS family protein — translation MAIEVRIPTILRTYTDGAKAVDAEGATLDELISNLEAQHPGIKDRLVDQGALRRFVNVYLNDEDVRFLGGLGTPVADGDTVTVLPAVAGGSR, via the coding sequence ATGGCCATCGAGGTTCGCATCCCGACCATCCTGCGCACCTACACCGACGGCGCCAAGGCCGTCGACGCGGAGGGCGCCACGCTCGACGAGCTGATCAGCAACCTGGAGGCCCAGCACCCGGGCATCAAGGACCGGCTGGTCGACCAGGGAGCGCTGCGCCGCTTCGTGAACGTCTATCTCAACGACGAGGACGTCCGCTTCCTGGGCGGGCTCGGCACGCCTGTCGCCGACGGCGACACCGTGACCGTGCTCCCCGCGGTCGCGGGCGGTTCCCGCTAG
- a CDS encoding PLP-dependent cysteine synthase family protein: protein MRFDSLIDSVGRTPLVGLPRLSPSDDVRIWAKLEDRNPTGSIKDRPALWMIEQAEKDGLLTPGCTILEPTSGNTGISLAMSARLKGYKLICVMPENTSDERRQLLRMWGAEIISSPAAGGSNEAVRVAKQLAAENPSWVMLYQYGNPANWRSHYESTGPEILEDLPTVTHFVAGLGTTGTLMGVGRFLREHRPEVQIVAAEPRYGELVYGLRNVDEGFIPELYDESVLTTRFSVGSGDALRRTRELLSTEGIFAGVSTGAALHAALGMAAKAVKAGARADIVFVVADGGWKYLSTGAYEGTLDEAETRLEGQLWA, encoded by the coding sequence ATGCGTTTTGACTCTCTGATCGACTCCGTCGGTCGCACCCCGCTCGTGGGACTGCCCCGGCTCTCGCCCTCCGACGACGTACGGATCTGGGCCAAGCTCGAGGACCGTAACCCCACCGGTTCGATCAAGGACCGTCCCGCGCTGTGGATGATCGAGCAGGCGGAGAAGGACGGCCTGCTCACCCCCGGCTGCACCATCCTCGAGCCCACCAGCGGCAACACCGGCATCTCGCTGGCCATGTCGGCCCGGCTCAAGGGCTACAAGCTGATCTGCGTCATGCCGGAGAACACCTCGGACGAGCGCCGCCAGCTCCTGCGGATGTGGGGCGCCGAGATCATCTCCTCGCCCGCGGCCGGCGGCTCGAACGAGGCGGTCAGGGTGGCCAAGCAGCTCGCGGCCGAGAACCCGTCGTGGGTGATGCTCTACCAGTACGGCAACCCGGCCAACTGGCGCTCCCACTACGAGTCGACCGGGCCCGAGATTCTCGAGGACCTGCCGACCGTCACGCACTTCGTCGCGGGACTCGGCACCACGGGCACGCTCATGGGCGTGGGCCGCTTCCTGCGCGAGCACCGTCCCGAGGTCCAGATCGTCGCCGCCGAGCCGCGCTACGGCGAGTTGGTGTACGGCCTGCGCAACGTGGACGAGGGCTTCATCCCCGAGCTGTACGACGAGTCGGTGCTGACGACGCGGTTCTCGGTCGGCTCGGGTGACGCGCTGCGCCGTACCAGGGAGCTGCTGTCGACCGAGGGCATCTTCGCGGGCGTCTCCACCGGCGCGGCGCTGCACGCGGCGCTGGGGATGGCGGCCAAGGCGGTGAAGGCGGGAGCGCGGGCCGACATCGTGTTCGTCGTGGCCGACGGCGGATGGAAGTATCTGTCGACGGGCGCCTACGAGGGCACGCTCGACGAGGCGGAGACCCGCCTGGAGGGCCAACTCTGGGCCTGA